In a genomic window of Gloeothece verrucosa PCC 7822:
- the cas3 gene encoding type I-D CRISPR-associated helicase Cas3' produces MKIQLKPLYSKLNGGVGNCPLKCEGVCKVHQAAPNALELKPPTGYTCPLSSHQAETYAHARAGDADIIFNLAATGDGKSLAASLPSLLDPNFRLMGLYPTIELVEDQIRQQRHYHKLFGLDASNRIDYLFGEELSRRVQDLNSNRFLELLYPIESQPIILTNPDIFHLITHFQYRNPAYGNELLPMSLAGFPDLWVIDEFHIFGPHQEAAMLNSLTLIRQTQQHPRRFLFTSATPKTDFIKQLDQANFKVELVKGVYANQETPGYRQILQAVELEFIDLKETKTLEWLKEKANKINNILKAESKGRGLIIVNSIALAVKITRELEKLLPNVLVKEISGRIDRKTRSEIQNNLQNSDKPVLIVATSAVDVGVDFKIHLLICESSDSATVIQRLGRLGRHPGFLSYKAFILVSGQTPWIMSRIEEKLPPDASIEPMEREQLIEVITNAFNPPKEFQEYRNRWGALQAQGMFACMSLENSKVMQPVRQRMSEDLRRVYGDKLESAQRRWYALNHDPVGKAIQKELLRFRGGTSLQAAVWDNERFYTYDLLRLLPYTTVEILERNSFLKAATHKGYTEEAFPERYIQVYLRVREWIDKREEISFHCSRNCDQLKTGELFLLSKLSLKGQHLQSEIINCLKGQKLLAFLIPVNRNQRASHWDVSRQLKLNPFFGLYRLTDAAGQAYACGFNQDALLLEALKWRLNNFFRSQSQPLIF; encoded by the coding sequence ATGAAAATTCAATTAAAACCCCTTTACTCCAAGCTTAACGGGGGGGTGGGGAATTGTCCACTAAAATGTGAGGGAGTCTGTAAAGTTCATCAAGCCGCACCTAATGCACTTGAACTTAAACCTCCAACTGGTTACACTTGTCCTTTATCGTCTCATCAAGCAGAAACTTATGCTCACGCTAGGGCAGGTGATGCAGATATTATATTTAATCTTGCCGCCACAGGAGACGGAAAATCATTAGCCGCTTCTTTACCTAGCTTACTCGATCCTAACTTTCGATTGATGGGATTATATCCCACCATTGAATTAGTAGAAGATCAAATCCGACAACAACGTCATTATCATAAGTTATTTGGGTTAGATGCCTCTAATCGAATAGACTATTTATTTGGAGAAGAATTAAGCCGTCGAGTTCAAGACTTAAATAGTAATCGATTTCTGGAATTATTATATCCTATTGAATCTCAGCCAATCATATTAACTAACCCTGATATTTTTCATCTAATTACTCATTTTCAATATCGCAATCCTGCTTATGGCAATGAATTACTTCCCATGAGTTTAGCAGGGTTTCCCGATTTATGGGTAATTGATGAATTTCATATTTTTGGCCCTCATCAAGAAGCCGCTATGTTAAATAGCTTGACCCTCATTCGTCAAACTCAACAACATCCAAGACGGTTTTTATTTACCTCTGCCACTCCAAAAACGGATTTTATTAAACAGTTAGACCAAGCTAATTTTAAAGTCGAACTCGTAAAAGGAGTTTATGCTAATCAAGAAACTCCAGGTTATCGGCAAATTCTTCAAGCAGTGGAATTAGAATTTATTGATTTAAAAGAGACTAAGACTCTGGAATGGTTGAAAGAAAAAGCCAATAAAATTAATAATATTCTCAAAGCTGAATCTAAAGGAAGAGGATTAATCATCGTCAATTCCATTGCTTTAGCTGTCAAGATTACTCGTGAACTTGAGAAACTATTGCCCAATGTTTTAGTGAAAGAGATTAGCGGACGAATTGACCGAAAAACACGCTCAGAAATTCAAAACAATCTACAAAATTCTGATAAACCTGTCTTAATTGTAGCAACTTCAGCAGTAGATGTTGGAGTAGATTTCAAAATTCATTTATTAATTTGTGAAAGTAGTGACTCAGCAACTGTTATTCAACGCTTAGGACGATTGGGAAGACATCCAGGGTTTTTATCCTATAAAGCTTTTATTTTAGTTTCAGGTCAGACACCTTGGATAATGTCTAGAATTGAAGAAAAATTGCCGCCTGATGCTTCTATTGAACCTATGGAACGAGAACAGTTAATAGAGGTTATTACCAACGCTTTTAACCCACCTAAAGAGTTCCAAGAATATCGGAACCGTTGGGGGGCACTGCAAGCACAAGGAATGTTTGCCTGTATGAGTTTAGAGAATTCTAAAGTAATGCAGCCTGTTCGTCAACGGATGAGTGAGGATTTACGGAGGGTATATGGGGATAAACTGGAGTCAGCGCAAAGAAGGTGGTATGCTCTGAATCATGACCCTGTAGGCAAAGCGATACAAAAAGAATTATTGCGGTTTAGAGGCGGTACATCGTTACAAGCTGCGGTTTGGGATAACGAGCGCTTTTACACTTATGATTTACTAAGATTGTTACCTTATACAACAGTTGAAATTTTAGAGCGGAATAGTTTTCTTAAAGCCGCGACTCATAAAGGATACACAGAGGAAGCATTTCCTGAGCGTTATATTCAGGTTTATTTACGGGTTCGAGAATGGATAGATAAACGTGAAGAAATTAGTTTTCATTGTAGCCGCAATTGTGATCAACTCAAAACAGGGGAACTTTTTTTATTAAGTAAGTTGAGTTTAAAGGGACAACATCTACAGTCTGAAATTATTAATTGTTTGAAGGGTCAAAAGTTATTAGCTTTTTTGATTCCGGTAAACCGAAACCAACGTGCTAGTCATTGGGATGTGAGTCGTCAGCTTAAATTAAATCCTTTTTTTGGATTGTATCGCTTAACAGATGCTGCGGGACAAGCTTATGCTTGTGGGTTTAATCAGGATGCTTTGCTTTTGGAGGCCCTGAAATGGCGGTTAAATAACTTTTTTAGGAGTCAATCTCAACCGTTAATTTTTTAA
- a CDS encoding helix-turn-helix transcriptional regulator produces the protein MTYNQIAFALEILKLIAAKPRKREELSELLAEFLDKNDKNADDIPQKLTRTIRKLRDCGFNIKSAPHHPYELLESNFPVILSPQQRQALYMAAHFLANMGFSAPASQIIRIGKLSEADQPPNFKVDFSPPIDYSENQITTIVQKLQEQFERKCRYSIYYENSNGEAKFWDLDLSGLRLHNGVLYLFAFVPDADSRNIQKRPNVEQNFIFRVDRIKTFGGTTNIPWFWQEFPTLTIRYCMTGPLKTYQPRRQNERVIERNIEKEYVVIETTEEFIFWFSQRILQYGSNVQILEPEWLVQEIKQELIKAYQNYENNS, from the coding sequence ATGACTTACAATCAAATCGCCTTCGCCTTAGAAATACTGAAACTTATAGCCGCAAAACCCCGAAAACGAGAAGAACTATCCGAATTACTGGCAGAATTTTTAGATAAAAACGATAAAAACGCCGATGACATCCCCCAGAAACTAACCCGCACCATCCGCAAACTCAGAGACTGTGGGTTTAATATCAAAAGCGCTCCCCATCATCCCTATGAACTGCTAGAATCAAACTTCCCGGTTATCCTCTCGCCGCAACAACGCCAAGCATTATATATGGCGGCTCATTTTCTTGCAAATATGGGGTTTTCAGCACCAGCAAGTCAAATTATTCGCATTGGAAAACTATCCGAAGCGGATCAACCCCCTAATTTTAAAGTTGATTTTAGCCCACCCATTGATTATAGTGAAAATCAAATTACTACAATTGTTCAAAAACTACAAGAACAATTTGAAAGAAAATGCCGCTATTCTATCTATTATGAAAATAGTAATGGAGAAGCCAAGTTTTGGGACTTAGATTTATCTGGACTTCGCTTACACAATGGCGTATTATATCTTTTTGCTTTCGTGCCAGATGCTGATTCTCGAAATATTCAAAAAAGACCAAATGTAGAACAAAACTTTATTTTTAGAGTCGATAGAATTAAAACTTTTGGAGGAACGACCAATATTCCTTGGTTTTGGCAAGAGTTCCCCACTTTAACGATACGTTACTGCATGACAGGCCCTTTAAAAACCTATCAACCCCGTCGGCAAAATGAGCGTGTTATTGAGCGCAATATCGAGAAAGAATATGTAGTAATAGAAACAACAGAAGAGTTTATCTTTTGGTTTAGTCAAAGAATTCTACAATATGGCTCAAATGTTCAAATATTAGAACCAGAATGGTTAGTTCAAGAAATCAAACAAGAACTCATAAAAGCTTATCAAAATTATGAAAATAATTCTTAA
- a CDS encoding M24 family metallopeptidase, with protein MNQYHEEVSAKLELIRQTLAKTEARGVRLRGSDWFAWVTGGASNTVLLTAETGVAEVLITAQDAWVLTDEIEAQRLIDEELPSNFKLWINPWADMPKRETFVLEQTEGGLLESDRPNSSLEKPLSSSFLIHKRKILSSELERYRQIGRLASEAMTEVLNAAQPTWTEYQLAGAGAKALWNRGLHPALTLAAGERRLPLYRHPTPTGEKIGREAMLVFCARGAGLYANLTRFITFGRLSDEKAKLHHYVQEIEAQALNSCQPGISLNAIYQKLAQAYEQYGFSNAIREHHQGGTTGYLAREIVANPTTDDILSENMAIAWNPSLAGAKIEDTFIVLENGELENLTFDSNFPNVEVAGRLRPVPLTR; from the coding sequence ATGAATCAGTACCACGAAGAGGTTTCTGCCAAACTTGAATTAATCCGCCAAACCCTAGCAAAAACTGAAGCGCGAGGGGTGAGACTACGCGGTAGTGATTGGTTTGCTTGGGTAACGGGGGGCGCATCTAATACCGTATTACTCACAGCAGAAACCGGAGTTGCCGAAGTGCTAATTACCGCTCAAGATGCTTGGGTATTAACCGATGAGATTGAAGCACAACGTTTAATAGATGAAGAATTGCCAAGTAATTTTAAGTTATGGATAAATCCTTGGGCAGATATGCCAAAACGGGAAACATTTGTGCTTGAGCAGACTGAAGGAGGATTATTAGAGAGTGATCGCCCTAACTCATCTTTAGAAAAGCCTTTATCTTCATCTTTTTTGATACATAAAAGAAAAATTTTGTCAAGTGAATTAGAACGATACCGTCAGATCGGACGCTTAGCCAGCGAAGCAATGACAGAAGTTTTAAATGCCGCCCAACCGACTTGGACAGAATACCAATTAGCAGGGGCGGGAGCAAAAGCTTTGTGGAATAGAGGACTTCATCCGGCTTTAACTTTGGCAGCCGGAGAGCGGCGCTTACCTCTTTATCGCCATCCTACCCCAACAGGTGAAAAGATTGGGCGAGAAGCAATGCTCGTATTTTGTGCTAGAGGAGCGGGTCTATATGCCAATTTGACTCGTTTTATCACATTTGGGAGGCTAAGTGATGAAAAAGCTAAATTACATCACTATGTCCAAGAAATTGAAGCACAAGCTTTAAATTCCTGCCAACCTGGAATCTCACTCAACGCTATTTATCAAAAACTTGCTCAAGCTTACGAACAATATGGCTTTTCCAATGCTATCCGCGAACATCATCAGGGAGGAACAACCGGATATCTAGCCAGGGAAATTGTGGCAAATCCCACAACTGACGATATTTTAAGCGAAAATATGGCCATAGCTTGGAATCCGAGTTTAGCAGGAGCAAAAATAGAAGATACTTTTATTGTTTTGGAGAACGGAGAATTAGAAAATTTAACTTTTGATTCCAATTTTCCTAACGTTGAAGTAGCAGGAAGATTACGGCCAGTGCCTTTAACCCGTTAA
- a CDS encoding HMA2 domain-containing protein — protein MYIAEEINNYLNAESFDKNILGQWKIIHSIPGRMRIYVPWLKQSPYLGEAFKKLIISLGSVKKVYLSHINNSATIYYEVSQNSETQIKNEILKTLEILNSKINLNKYQNNENLKYLTDDILQIYELEYKPCSGFDKMVTLPEKKLDELDVSSQKTNILTIKIQEFGGKMIGATIGSLLLSHLGFITVGHFGSALASVIGRLMGSQIGENTIRYWLGEITPISENKLHPALSIQIFLEHSGMELIAETLGAMVGLILGSLIFGQVGSIVLSVICGIIGGQIRENFWLKKQANFCH, from the coding sequence ATGTATATAGCTGAAGAAATAAACAATTATCTAAATGCAGAGTCTTTTGATAAAAATATTTTAGGTCAATGGAAAATAATTCATTCAATTCCAGGGAGAATGAGAATTTATGTTCCTTGGTTAAAACAGTCTCCTTATTTAGGAGAAGCTTTTAAAAAACTGATTATTAGCTTAGGATCTGTCAAAAAAGTCTATTTAAGCCACATTAACAATTCTGCAACTATATATTATGAAGTCAGCCAAAATTCAGAAACACAAATAAAAAATGAAATTTTGAAAACCCTTGAAATTCTTAATTCAAAAATTAACTTAAATAAATATCAAAACAACGAAAATTTAAAATATTTAACCGATGATATCTTACAAATATATGAACTAGAATATAAACCTTGTTCTGGATTTGATAAAATGGTAACTTTACCCGAAAAAAAACTAGATGAATTAGATGTTAGCTCTCAGAAAACAAATATTTTGACCATCAAAATACAAGAATTTGGAGGTAAGATGATAGGTGCTACTATTGGGAGTCTGCTTTTGAGTCATTTAGGATTTATTACAGTGGGACATTTTGGTAGCGCTTTGGCTAGTGTTATTGGACGATTAATGGGGAGCCAAATAGGAGAAAATACCATTCGTTACTGGTTAGGAGAAATAACTCCTATTTCAGAAAATAAACTTCATCCTGCTTTAAGCATACAAATTTTTTTAGAACATTCGGGTATGGAATTAATAGCAGAAACTTTAGGTGCTATGGTCGGATTAATATTAGGTAGTCTAATATTTGGTCAAGTAGGTTCTATAGTCTTGAGCGTCATTTGCGGGATAATTGGCGGTCAAATTAGAGAAAATTTTTGGCTGAAAAAACAAGCAAATTTTTGTCATTGA
- a CDS encoding glucan 1,4-alpha-glucosidase, translating into MSIFHNQDNFMNVKRWLWVNLITLCCVLSLGTNVAWAVGGGQAPGAPGVPSVWSYAGKQGIGTSYENYVNNIYQDNVATGVVSKVWFTLAQGIITETAYGEIDLAQINDLQFLVTGNGFFDQEKVDTNSKVDYLDKDSSGRPLSPAYRVVNTGKNGKYTIEKHIFTDPNRQTLFTRVIFTANEDNITPYILINPHMNNTGSNDVAFVRADSLNAREQEKVYLSLKSSEPFVKTSAGYVGRTDGYQDLQQNGVMDWTYDYTDQNAPGNVAMMAQLPTFKAGETRTFDIVVGFGNSYNTATAEADGSLQEGYASVLAKYNGTGNAVGWEDYISSLSNLAAMVPNTGDNGKELYASAFTLKTMEDKANAGALIASLSVPWGNTVNADIFATGYRAVWPRDFYQVAMALLALGDKQTPLVAFRYLPKVQVKPAANGQPGTLGNSGTTGWFLQKTHVDGTLEWLGVQLDQTAMPIMLGWKLWKAGILSDRQISDAYHATLKPAAEFLSNGGPINIRTPNQQNIRQITPPITHQERWEEQYGYSPSTTAAVITGLVVAADIAQNAANDPGAANYYLQKADEFQNNVDKSMFTTNGLTTPCNNPGQYFLRIDQDGNPNNNGQIDASNGKTPIGEVKVLDGGFLELVRFGVKPANDSHISSTICQFDGISDNSPEQDLNIKYNFTFDGKEYPGFRRYGHDGYGEITTDGSNYLGVLPNQRGRVWPIFTGERGHYELELAKATNGGSISDQQVAQLRDIYVRAIEYFANDSFMIPEQVWDGVGSNDTYHYIVGEGTNSATPLAWSHAEYIKLVKSLTDKNIWDSYSIVRERY; encoded by the coding sequence ATGTCAATTTTTCACAATCAAGATAATTTTATGAATGTTAAACGTTGGCTATGGGTTAACTTAATTACCCTTTGTTGTGTTTTATCGCTAGGAACAAATGTTGCTTGGGCAGTAGGTGGCGGTCAAGCACCTGGGGCCCCCGGAGTTCCCTCTGTTTGGTCTTATGCCGGCAAACAAGGTATTGGCACATCCTATGAGAACTATGTTAATAACATTTATCAGGATAATGTCGCTACAGGAGTGGTTTCCAAAGTTTGGTTTACTTTAGCACAAGGAATTATTACAGAAACCGCTTATGGAGAAATTGACCTTGCTCAGATCAACGATTTACAGTTTTTAGTAACCGGTAATGGATTTTTTGATCAAGAAAAAGTAGATACCAATAGCAAAGTAGATTATCTCGATAAAGATAGCAGTGGTCGGCCATTGTCTCCTGCTTATCGAGTCGTTAACACTGGTAAAAATGGTAAATATACTATCGAAAAACATATTTTTACCGATCCAAACCGTCAAACTTTATTTACCCGAGTCATTTTTACGGCCAATGAGGATAACATCACGCCCTACATTTTGATCAATCCTCACATGAATAATACGGGTAGTAATGATGTGGCTTTTGTTCGCGCAGATAGTCTTAATGCTCGTGAACAAGAAAAGGTCTATTTAAGCTTAAAAAGCAGCGAGCCTTTTGTCAAAACATCAGCCGGATATGTAGGCAGAACTGATGGCTATCAAGACCTTCAACAAAATGGAGTGATGGACTGGACTTATGATTATACAGACCAAAATGCTCCAGGTAATGTGGCGATGATGGCTCAATTACCTACTTTTAAGGCAGGAGAAACCCGAACTTTTGATATAGTGGTGGGATTTGGCAATAGTTATAACACCGCTACAGCAGAAGCAGACGGTTCTTTACAAGAAGGTTACGCGAGTGTGTTGGCCAAATACAACGGGACAGGAAATGCCGTTGGATGGGAAGATTATATCTCTAGTTTGAGCAATTTAGCGGCTATGGTGCCCAATACCGGGGATAATGGTAAAGAGCTTTATGCTAGTGCCTTCACCTTAAAAACGATGGAAGATAAAGCCAATGCAGGGGCATTAATTGCTTCTTTATCAGTGCCTTGGGGTAATACAGTGAACGCAGATATTTTTGCCACTGGATATCGGGCAGTTTGGCCAAGAGATTTTTATCAAGTGGCTATGGCTTTATTAGCATTAGGAGATAAACAAACTCCTCTTGTCGCTTTTCGGTATTTACCTAAAGTTCAAGTTAAGCCCGCCGCCAATGGACAGCCCGGAACTTTGGGAAATTCTGGGACTACAGGTTGGTTTTTGCAAAAAACTCACGTTGATGGAACTTTAGAATGGCTTGGCGTACAGCTAGATCAAACCGCTATGCCGATCATGTTGGGTTGGAAATTGTGGAAAGCGGGTATTCTCTCTGATCGTCAAATCAGCGATGCCTATCATGCTACATTGAAACCAGCCGCCGAGTTTTTAAGTAATGGAGGGCCAATTAATATTCGTACTCCTAATCAGCAAAACATTCGTCAAATCACTCCTCCTATTACTCACCAAGAACGATGGGAAGAACAATATGGTTATTCTCCTTCAACAACTGCTGCTGTTATTACTGGGTTAGTCGTGGCGGCTGATATTGCCCAAAATGCCGCTAATGATCCAGGTGCAGCCAATTATTATTTACAGAAAGCGGATGAATTTCAAAACAATGTGGATAAGTCTATGTTTACTACCAATGGACTAACCACACCCTGTAACAACCCCGGTCAATATTTCTTAAGAATTGACCAAGATGGAAATCCTAATAACAATGGCCAAATTGATGCCAGCAATGGAAAAACGCCTATTGGCGAAGTAAAGGTTTTAGATGGCGGCTTTTTAGAATTAGTTCGTTTTGGCGTTAAACCGGCTAATGATTCTCATATTAGCTCTACTATTTGCCAATTTGATGGCATAAGCGACAATTCGCCAGAGCAGGATTTAAATATTAAGTACAATTTTACTTTTGATGGTAAAGAATATCCAGGTTTCAGACGCTATGGCCATGATGGTTATGGAGAAATTACTACTGATGGTTCTAACTATCTTGGCGTTTTACCTAATCAACGAGGACGAGTTTGGCCGATTTTCACAGGTGAACGAGGACATTATGAATTAGAATTAGCTAAGGCGACAAATGGCGGAAGCATTAGCGATCAACAAGTGGCTCAACTGCGCGATATTTATGTTCGAGCAATAGAGTATTTTGCTAATGATAGCTTTATGATTCCTGAGCAAGTTTGGGATGGAGTGGGCAGTAATGACACCTATCATTATATCGTTGGAGAAGGAACAAACAGTGCAACGCCTCTAGCTTGGAGTCATGCCGAATATATCAAATTAGTTAAATCTTTAACTGATAAGAATATCTGGGATTCTTATTCTATTGTTCGGGAAAGATATTAA
- a CDS encoding pentapeptide repeat-containing protein has protein sequence MSIKSWFHRLSIITLLIFSSLTLFNLPANAFVATDYTKLLVTNACVDCDLTQIDLSNKDLYGSALNGANLTGANLSGTLLNDANLSNAILTNANLSGIIGMGTNFTNADLTGADLSKADLYNALFSGAILSNANLTEADLTEAVLSTATLSNVSAENTKLRSAVLTGANLSSANFSNSYMRNTKLRGATLSETKLTQADLFNALMPDGTVYNGKVEQFGAIGS, from the coding sequence ATGAGTATCAAATCTTGGTTCCATAGACTTTCAATTATTACCCTCTTAATTTTCTCTAGCTTAACGCTTTTTAATTTGCCAGCTAACGCATTTGTGGCCACAGATTATACAAAGTTGCTTGTAACAAATGCCTGTGTTGATTGCGATCTCACACAAATAGATTTATCGAATAAGGATTTATATGGCAGTGCCCTTAATGGAGCTAACCTGACAGGTGCAAACCTTTCTGGCACATTACTCAATGATGCAAATCTATCCAATGCGATTCTAACCAATGCTAATTTATCAGGAATAATAGGCATGGGGACAAACTTCACAAATGCAGATTTAACAGGGGCCGATCTCTCTAAAGCAGATTTGTATAATGCTTTGTTTTCCGGTGCAATCTTGTCGAATGCGAATTTAACCGAAGCAGACCTAACAGAAGCTGTTCTTTCGACAGCAACTTTGTCTAATGTTTCAGCAGAAAATACAAAGCTAAGATCAGCCGTTCTTACTGGTGCTAATTTATCCTCGGCAAATTTCTCTAACAGCTACATGAGAAATACCAAGTTAAGAGGCGCGACTCTTTCAGAAACCAAGTTAACTCAAGCCGATCTGTTCAATGCGCTTATGCCTGACGGAACGGTTTATAACGGAAAAGTAGAACAATTTGGCGCTATAGGGTCTTAA
- a CDS encoding ferritin-like domain-containing protein has product MTTTPTPDSLKLITTVERLRYFLKQAMKIEHATIPPYMTALYSIHPGTNLEAFHIIRAVAVEEMLHLCLAANVYNAVGGTFDEPVLTAPDFIPIYPSYLPTGSTDFKVGLGKFSQETIETFRQIERSEEVKEGQPVVQSRALEQFLFDFIGWDPTKSFFSIGLFYAEIIRGLNALDREYKQKGQNLFSGDPARQIGPEYYYNGGGDIIKVTDLRSAIRALKIIQEQGEGSRVNTIYDAERELAHDYRFQQILLGQYYKIDKEDPTKSDQPNHPTGQTFEVKWDAVYPIKENASLEDYPKDSEVYQEAVKFQQGYSHFLAKIEHSFNGHPEDLIPAVGGMFRLKEQANALMRNPIPGKPGFNAAPVFRADQT; this is encoded by the coding sequence ATGACGACAACACCGACACCCGATAGTTTGAAATTAATTACAACGGTTGAACGATTGCGGTACTTTCTCAAACAAGCGATGAAGATAGAACACGCAACTATTCCGCCGTACATGACAGCCCTTTACTCAATTCACCCAGGAACCAATTTAGAAGCGTTCCATATTATTCGGGCGGTGGCGGTAGAAGAAATGCTACACCTATGTCTAGCGGCTAACGTTTACAATGCGGTAGGCGGAACCTTTGATGAACCAGTCCTAACGGCACCGGATTTTATTCCCATCTATCCTAGTTATTTACCCACAGGTTCTACAGATTTTAAAGTCGGTTTAGGCAAATTTTCACAAGAGACGATTGAAACCTTTCGTCAGATTGAACGCTCAGAAGAAGTTAAAGAAGGTCAGCCGGTGGTTCAATCTCGGGCGTTAGAACAATTCTTGTTTGACTTTATCGGCTGGGACCCTACCAAAAGTTTTTTCAGCATTGGCTTATTTTATGCAGAAATCATTCGCGGTTTAAATGCCCTTGATCGAGAATATAAACAAAAAGGTCAAAATCTCTTTTCTGGCGATCCCGCTCGTCAAATTGGCCCAGAATATTATTATAACGGTGGTGGAGACATCATCAAAGTGACTGACCTACGTTCAGCCATCCGCGCCCTAAAAATTATTCAAGAACAGGGTGAAGGGTCAAGAGTAAATACCATTTACGATGCAGAACGAGAACTCGCTCATGATTACCGTTTTCAGCAAATCCTTTTAGGACAATATTATAAAATTGACAAGGAAGACCCCACAAAATCCGATCAGCCTAATCATCCTACAGGTCAAACTTTTGAGGTAAAGTGGGATGCAGTTTATCCCATTAAGGAAAATGCTTCACTCGAAGACTATCCTAAAGACTCAGAAGTTTATCAGGAAGCTGTAAAGTTTCAACAGGGTTATAGTCACTTTTTAGCCAAGATTGAACACTCATTTAATGGTCATCCTGAAGACTTAATTCCAGCAGTTGGGGGTATGTTCCGTCTCAAAGAACAGGCTAATGCTTTAATGCGTAATCCCATTCCAGGCAAACCAGGGTTTAATGCCGCTCCTGTCTTTCGTGCAGATCAAACCTAG